Proteins encoded in a region of the Flavobacterium sp. MDT1-60 genome:
- a CDS encoding two pore domain potassium channel family protein, translating into MMKLKKDRFLYRLWTQESGLSIMLLLLCIMHFVVIPLFGSYTRFMIVVNIFWMLFIIAGIISLARNKRQVLRISVIPFLFLMVQWIDFFQTNVIVVFADLFFSIAIMLLLIGLVLVKVLEPGPVTAYRIIGSIVVYMLLVNLWCTVYLFLFKHIEGSFQIAVSPFEISSDQANFMYFSYITITSTGYGEIVPLHPLARSLVQMEVLTGVLYPVILIGRLVSDANFSLKK; encoded by the coding sequence ATGATGAAACTAAAAAAAGATCGCTTTTTATATCGTTTATGGACTCAGGAAAGTGGGCTTAGCATCATGTTATTATTGCTTTGTATTATGCATTTTGTTGTGATTCCGTTATTTGGCAGTTATACTCGTTTTATGATAGTTGTCAATATTTTTTGGATGTTATTTATTATTGCAGGAATTATTTCATTGGCAAGAAATAAAAGACAAGTGCTGCGTATTTCTGTTATTCCATTTCTTTTTTTAATGGTTCAATGGATTGATTTTTTTCAGACAAATGTCATTGTTGTATTTGCAGATCTCTTTTTTTCTATTGCTATAATGTTACTTTTAATCGGATTGGTTTTGGTCAAAGTATTAGAGCCAGGGCCAGTCACGGCTTATCGTATAATAGGTTCTATTGTCGTTTACATGCTATTGGTGAATCTTTGGTGTACGGTGTATTTATTCCTTTTTAAACATATAGAAGGTTCTTTTCAGATAGCAGTTTCTCCATTTGAAATTAGTAGTGATCAGGCCAATTTTATGTATTTCAGTTACATCACGATTACCTCGACTGGCTATGGGGAAATTGTACCACTTCATCCTCTGGCTCGTTCTCTGGTTCAGATGGAGGTATTGACGGGAGTTTTGTATCCGGTAATCTTAATAGGAAGATTGGTTTCTGACGCCAACTTCTCCTTAAAAAAATAA